AATCAGCCAACTGAATTCTGTGATCTAAGAGATCATCCGAAGTTATTGTGCCACcctaattgaatttaaaatcttCACCTGGGGCTGGATTTGCTGACAATCATCACCCAGCTTTCAAATAGCCATGTGGTTGTATCAGATTCAGACGCAGCGCATGATTTGCGTGGTTCCTCCAATGAAAGAGAATCATTGCATTTGAAGCCGCATTAACATTGTTATGAACCTCGGATTGTCACAAACATATCTTTAATGCATTATAAATTAAGCCATTTAGCACGTCATGACTCGCAAGCTAATCATATGCAGTTCTTAAGCTAACATTTGAAATTGATTTCTGATGACAAATGTGTTTCTTGCAGAGCTTGGTAGTCAATAACTTTTATGTTGGGGAAGGTTCCGACTCCTCTGGTGTTCCTACGAAGATGCTTACATTGAATGGCTCATTGAGAATGAGTGTTTACAACCCTGCTACATTATTTGGCATTCATGTCAGCTCCACACCGATCAATCTTGTATACTCAGAGATCCCTATCGCAACTGGTCAGGTACAATCCTTTCCTAATATTACCatgtaataatatttaaaccaaTGTCATTAAGAGTTCGTTGGATTCTCATGATTAGAGTACCCTTCAAATCCAAGAAGCAAAGGCCCTCGGTTTTCTAATGCTTATTTGGGACTGAGTTTAGAAATTATGCTGTGCGTTGCAAGTTTGAAGTAATTGCATTATGTCTCTTTGTCTCTTACTGGTAATGAATGCTGCAGTTGAAGAAATACTATCAGCCTAGAAAGAGTCGCAGAACTGTAGCAATGATCGTTGAAGGAAATAAGGTTCCCCTGTATGGAGCTGGATCAAGTCTGACAGTTGCGCAAACTGGTAATATTGTAATTCCATTGACACTGAAATTTGAAATCCTGTCACGAGGCAATGTGGTAGGAAAGCTGGTCAGGACAAAGCATCGAAGACAAATCTCCTGCCCCTTGGTCATTGATTCTAGCAGCCCTAAGCCTATTAAGTTCAAGAAAACTACATGCACCTATGATTGAGGTCCTTCTGGCTTGCTGGCTTGCTGTAAAATACGATCGATTTTGCCTTTATGGCATCACTCTGTATGAACACAGCATCTTGAGTTGCTGTGCTTCCATGAATTTCATTTTAATGAAGACAGAAATCAATTCAcatgaaattttcttttttaaatttcggCTTGCTCACTTATGTAAGATTATggaaatatatgtatatttgtatGAATGTATGCATGCTGCACCAGCACGTAAGAGTTGAAAgtgataaatatatgaaaagattGCACGCATATCACTTACGTAGATCTTGAATGTTAATGTTTTGCATTAACTAGACGTAAGCTTGCATgaaaataaagacaaattaaaGAATCTTGATGATTATATTAGTTATGTATACTTAGCCTAGtactaaacaaattaaatagaaattacTAAAAACTTGGTTTAACTAATTTACCTAAAAAGCACAAACGTAAAATTGCACAATAActtcataaatttaaatattaaaattacatttttataacAAAGTATACATAAGAgaataaatatagaaatatttttagcaaaatgTTAAGCATATTTACttgttaaaacatttaaaaagaaaaattgattacgttgttattaaatattgtattttttataattttattgctaTGTCTCATAGTGTAAACAATAAACCTTTTAGAATTTCAACaacattattatattgattAGTTGCACTACTAAATAATATTCGTTAACTAgaaaaattgacttaaaaatcttTCTACAAAATACCTCAACTTAAGCTCTAGAAAGTTGAGCTCTAGAATGAATgattgtagaaaaaataaagcagaaaagctaggaaaaacaaaagagaaaaaagctaTACTAATTGGTGTATATGACATCTCTTCAaccttgttttatattattttttgaaatcaaaactaATCTAGAATTAATtctagtaattaataaaattaactttttccattttatgttaattatactctataaaaacaaaaataaaaaacttgataattttgtatttaaaactaGACGTTATTCTTTTGAAATTaacgtattaaaaaaaaaaaggaaaattattgACTAGACTGTTTATTTATGAGCTGACTATATAAAAATGgactaacaaaaaataatttttttataaaccaaaaaattgttttagaatCTAAGACTCTGGGCTTGGGCTCAAGCCAAACATGTGTGACTTGAATCAAAAGCCCACTTCACTTAGAACCTCTTCACTTTAAAAGCTTTGGTGCCTTGTACacttatttacaattttttaactttctattatataaactataagaaaaccttgtatttttttaatatgggataTAAAGTCTTGAGTTTCACAATATATATCAGCAAAAGATTCTTTGAGATTAACTTTTCAATCACTCAATATCTTCTCATCATATATtctatcttaaaatatttttattgaagaataattttcaataaaattttaaatttacggGTGACTAAACTCTATTCttaacttgaattaaaaaaatatcaattgaccatattttaaaaaaaaatatataacaacatAATCACATGACAACAAGCACATTAGGGCTTTCCTTTCTTCCCAACTAAAAATCAACTAGATAGCTTGCTCGTGCTTCACAGTAGGCCAACCTGATTTTTTTGAAGCTTAAAACATTGATGACAAAGCATTGtaagtgtattttaaaaaagaaaaaataaattaacaactTCACATAATACAAAGAGAACGAAAATAAATGTTGACCATCAATTCACAtaatagaaagagaaaatcaggaaaaaaaattaatgaacaaaaaaatgtcaaaaataataccAGCAAACCAGggtgattaaattgaaaaaaaaaatccaaaattatggatttaatgatgaaatcaaaaactaattaaaatttgataaaggtgtcaagaataaaaatttaaaccaaaacattAAAGACTAAAACCTAAAATACCATCAGATGTTAAATTGAAAGGCCAAATTGAAATTTCTTAAGTCCACAACTtcacaaaaaatctaaaataaaaataaaattcaagtgattGAGGACCAAATTCGAAAAAAAGAAATccattgaaaatatcaaaatacaacATATGATGCTCAAAATGCTCAAGCTGAGGAGTTGACTCGTGAAAATTCTTAAGTCCACAACTTCACaaaagaatctaaaataaaaataaaattcaagtgaGTGAGgaccaaattcaaaaaaaacaaaaacaattgaaaatttcaaaatacaccatttgatgctcaaaatGTTCGAGCTGACGGGTTGACTCATGACCTAGGGGACTTGGGGGCTTAGGCCATCTTGAGTCTCAAAAGTAATTGGAACaaagcatgaaaaatatttgatgcttatatttaattcaaaagCAAAACTCCTCgtagaaaaattaaatggaacaaaactcgaaaaaaaaaaggctcttggtaaaacgtgttttttttttaaatgaatggaaaatctcataggaattttttaaaaagtaagaaaatgTTTTAGGATAGAACCGAAAAATTCAGCAAACAAAGGGGGGGATCTTGGTAAATTTGATTGAACTTTCTAAGTCCAGGTCAATATCCTAAAATCACAAATCATTAAATTCCAAAGCTAAGCTCAACTAAAAAgcttcatataaaacaaattaatgttgaaatatgagataaattaacttaattaaaaaaaattcttgttaaAAGAGCGAGATTTAACAAAGAGCACAAAAAACCAAGGCATACCAagccaatttaatattgaaaatgaaataaattaattaaatctaattaaaaaaattattttcataagagGTAGATccgtcaaataaaaaaaaaaaaaccaaccttgAGGCAACCCATGTTACTCTTAAAAGGTCAAAAAGTTCACTTGAAAAGTGGGAAATAACTACTGGgtgatcaaacaaaaaaactcaagcCAACTCAACTTAAATTTAATACTGCAACCTAAGACATGAGATagagataatctcatagaaaaaaaattaaaacaaatcatgaagctaAAGCCCAATAAGtcaatgtcaaatgatgaaaataaaaaaaaaatcaattttcaaaaggaattttaaaaaatatgaaacttaaACCGGGTGAATCATCAAAATTGGTGGACCAGGTAATGATTGTAGAacacaaacatgaaaaaataacaaagcaaaattctcaaacataaaaaatttgaaaaaaataaaaataatgagaactaaatcatgcacaaaaaaaagttgaaagaaaataaatgaagacaaggattaaaaaaagagcaataaaacaaagagaatcaaaattgaaaaaaacattaaattaaattctaaatgatgaaatgaaaaaacaattaatacaaaggataaagaaatagcaatcaaaagaatgatgaccaaatTGGATATAAAATTTCTATGAAATAAAATGCATAGGGATGAAAGTGAAACAAAAAACTCAGGAAgccttaaaatcaaaacaaatagaaatcaaaagaatgaagactaactttaaaacaaacacaaaaccgGAGGATATATCTGAATTTTTAAAGGCCCAATATGAAAACCAATGcatagaagagagagaaaaagaaggagaggaaaaaaaccCCGCATTGCTACCGAACCGCCACTAACCAGGCCAAACACGTCACACCAATAACTATGTCATCACTTGACACAGCGGTTAGTACATTTTGGCCATTGTAATACATCCCACATGCCACCTATTTGGCAGGGGAATGATGATgtgttaatttattaatattttaataattagaaTTACTAAAACATGCCCTTCATTGCcatgtttagattttttaaagtcaaaggCTAGACATGtcattttactataaaaaaacattcaaagacaaaaaaaaaccttctttgTAAGGCCAAATGTTTTTAGCTTTTTGACACgatcaaaatattgatgttttaTCTCAAGTGCAAgaatgtcaaagtaataaataacatgtaagaccggggtcgaaccacaggaggtgaactatataaattacaaataatatatatatatatatatatatatatatatatatatatatgagattttatgggatattaatgtaaggattaaataataataaaacaattgtcaagattagagaatccactaatagtattagaaataagtatagtataaactatttttattaatcaactggaaactaCACACAAAaaggttccaattggatgatttatcctgaataattcattataaattattaacatgatcatattaattatcttaattaagtaacaccaaacttttaaatattgtaaggaattcatgatgctaacttatgttaacaacaaatcaagttcctttcatagcataggtgtaggttataccatatggttggttatgaaagtgtcaagcatttgttttaccaagtgttatacaacacaaatctagattaaccatttaacaagcaatgtattaagaattagtaagataaaaagataagatatgttaataacaaactttattgGATATAAACTTTGAagtctatgttgagtttatactatatgtATTCCAACACCATTAGTGGTTTATACTATACATTTTCATCTTGACAAAATAAagttagctaaacataatgaagaacagatacataaataaacaacataagaacataagtatagtaaagaaaataaaaagcataaacaaaagataaagaaaaatataacatgaaataaaacttaaacattacaaaaatataaagaaagaaaaaaagagcatgatcttgatctgaaaaccaagatgcctagatgcatggcaaatgcctccttttataggccaaaatttggaactattgatttgatgactaattattgagtgggtggccacatcttgactcgGTGACAATTCtcatcttcttgtctgaacaaaacaccATTGCTAACGTCgaaatttgaatatatttttgtcatgaaagttctaggaaattttctcaactttccaacaaaaaaaaaaagcgatacatttggacttctagaactcgaggtATAAGctaaacactgaatagtgtctgagTTGCAGGATAGATTTGGTATTTCTTTGTTGTTACtgcaatttgaacttgaaaacggcatttttaaatcttagacttctcatgaaagttttaggcatatggcttagctttccatccatatatagcaaacctaaatccaagttctaaaGCTCCAGTTATAATCTAATAACCAaatggtgttccagtttggactgaaccagcatctcttttctaatcATAGCCCTCACTTTgtcttcacaatttcagtagttaaactcatcaatcaatcaatttatttatgtgataggcttgcatttaagatgaacatttaccattaATTAAATGTATCTGATATTaatagatatgttattataaaacatgctctagctaaggagttattgatacttcaagtgcaaaatgatgatataaaaccttgataaatatgcacttttaagtactaatcacttttAAGAGTATCATCGTCCTTTAactatgcaaataaaatgaaaaatacataaaagcCCCTGGAAAAAAGtcctatttttttagctttcaaatGCAACAAAGTAATTTCattgtatataaaaacatatatttactAAGTTAACCCCGATCAATTGAAAAATGACATTTTGATCCATTGAAAAAGACAACTTTACCCCCGAAGCCAAGGCATTTTTTTAGTGCATTGAAGGACAAAATGGTTAATACATTGCTTGAATCCATAGTGTTTCTACTCACATGCTACAGAGAAAAGCTaagccttttttgttttttttttttttttttgtaatgatttAGAATTGAGTCATTGTTACTAGTTTTATATGGCACGTACAAATAAGTTCTTGTTAAAGTTTTTCCTCCCTCTTAAGAATGAATTGGAAAGGACATTATTGTTATCTATTTTTgacaacacataaaaaaatatgtacaagcaataaataaaaaataaaaaaattacaagaagaCATACATGAAGGAAAGCCTATATGATTGTTCAAAATTGGTGGTGGGGActgttgttacccatttttgggttcccacataaaaaataagaaaatacaaaaacatatataaaaaaatattcataaaaatctaaaaaatgataagagcgagaaaaaGATATTGGAATGCtgaaaaacaaaagccaaaTTTGGTTGAGGAGATTCAAAAAtgcaaaaggttgaaatttgaTAGTATATCGTTGACTAATGAGAAccctgttgacaaagaaaatttaatttaaaaaatatatatattcaaaatcagatatttatagactcaattaaattttatctaaggtttaattgaacttatagagggtttgattgtaagaaaaaataatgttaagtCAATGTAGgcatttattggaagaaattaaagttcgggggtccaattataattttgaagagttgatttggtcacatcaggggcttaattgcataattattgaagtttaatggtcaattagggacttaattgaaacaatccaaaaccaaggaccaaaccggaaaaagcattaaaatcaagggatccaattacaatttTCTAGGGGGATTGATtacaaaattgtaaaaatatctaaagaccaaattagaaatatccatatgaaatttaaaaaaggcACTGAAACTATTCTTTGTCTTCTTCGCtagcaataaaaagaagggAAGACAGTGGAGCTGCAATCAAGGGGAGGCATGTCTCGCGGCTGATATTCCTCACCACCATAATGCACGCCAACCATTACCATGTTCCTGCCATAACACATGCATCCTCTGGCTATAAAAGCTAGAGGAGGGGAAAGAGAGAATAAAGGAGGGAAAGAACgggacaaaggaaagaaaaaaaaaataaaggcaagaGAGAATGAAGAAGACAACATAGGAGGgaataaaacaacaagaaacaaagGAGATAGGGAAAAGAGTTTGATTGGAGGGAGATGGAAAGgaatagaaaaacaagaacacaGAGGAGAAGAGAATAACAGTACCTCAATCTCttcggtctctctctctttgttgtttGGAGCAGCGCCACCGTTAGCCTCTCACCATCTTCCTCCCCCTGCCATAACAcccatgaagaagaagaagaagcttacGCCTCTGCACATACAaggaacaaacaacaacaaacacTGCCCGCCACCGCAGAGAAGAGCCACCAGCGCCACCTTAAGCCACCATCAACAACAACACCACATCCTTtataaatagaagaagaaaacgagAAATAGGAGACAAAAGTGCGGAgaagaaggaacaaaaaaaaaaaagaacagcaaAGGGAAAAAATCATCGTCTAACAGCATAGAACCGGCAGCTCCAGTTCCCACAAGAACAAACGACCGCTAGGTAAGCCTCCACTTctctttttgttcttcttccttGCCCGAGCTGCTCCATTGTTCATGTGGACAGTGAAGAGttatccattgtttttttttatttactaggTCGGGCAGTGTCGGCCCAACCCAAAaagaaaatcccaaaaaaatatatgtcagaaaatttgtgattttttcgcATATTTCTCTACtgaattttgcttaatattggtttgtatttttatattgtaaagatacaaatctagTATTCAGATACTcgttttttgtcaaaatattgaaaaacattaaaaaaatgtcttttatgcatacggccaagtatCTCAAAGAacaaatatcatattttcatacaccaaaaatttaaaagaacaaataggtattagcatgcatttttgctttaataaccaatttattaaagccacgagaactaggccaatattttaaaaattctaaaaaatatattttgttttcttttaatatctgggGTTACAACCTTATACGTAAGACATATTCcagatattaaatttctttgttgacgttagaacggttaggttttacccgataagataaggatctccttccCGACGAAAACTTTTCTTAAATCATCGACGGACCAACAActagaccttagattttatcaaacaataaaacaatgcagcctaccttaggtagggcgtatttggggtgctaatacccttcctttacgcaaccagtccccgtacccaatTTCTGAGACTAtttaaggttcctagtgaccaaaatactaggtggtgactcccatttcatttttcaactaataaaagacaagattTCCTTGTCTTCCTGTATTTTTAAGATAGATAGAATAGATAATACATTTTGAGAATGGATGCATTCGCCGTGACGCCGCACACGTGTGACAAGGACCAAGATGACAAGTGAAAAAGTTGAAGGACTAAAATGTATAAGATTGGAAAATTAGCAACCAAATTCTAACTAACAAAAGCCACAActggttaaaatatttttatctcgagtaaagaaacataaatttgaatgggtaacaaagaaaaatatttatttgatgtgCTTGGCTGCTTGCTCATTGTGTGTTTAGTGTTGAGGTTGTTGTTAtgattgtgatttgaaaaaagttgttttataacaagtacttttagttgaagttggtttggaaaaatatatgtttggttaaaattgttgtttgaattgaggttgaacaaaaagtagtttaatgtgtttggtaacCATTTGAGAACATGTGTATAACCGCGTTCCCAAAACTTttgaatatagtttttttcccaaaacttttgaatatattgatttcatgtgccgatgtaaaaaataattggatttcaacatgaaaaaaaaatattattttgctgcatttgtaaattaaaaacactatGAACCAACATCGCTACCATACTCCAAAATAGGCAagcttttcaaattaaggtaataaaataaatataaaagacatatattaatattgatatttttttaatttaaatattgtagatttaactattgttattacatcatgaaacaaacaatactttatataaattattttttattgttccattaaactatctgtAATTCCATCATGTACGAAATTCATCCTACCTTGACTAAAGTTTTCATTGATTTCAGAGCGTgtaacaacatcaggtaaaatctCATCAAGAATGTaattgggattgcgatcaaattctgcaaatgcaaTGTCATAatgcgatctccttctaatgtAATTATCTAATGTCATTGATGCCACTACAATTTCAACTTGTGTTTTGTATGGATAAGCAGGCATATTTTGTAAAATCCTTCACATTTGTTTCCATACTCCCAAAGAATATTCTATGACATTATGTAGCGACGAGTGTGCTCGTTTAAAAAATTCTTGTGGATTTCATGGTTGTCCACGACACCTAAATTCTTATAAGTGATATCTCTCACTTTTATATAGACCTAAATAACCATACTCATTGGGATATCCAACATCAACCAAATAGTATTTACCTGTAATTACAAATAACATTCAAATTTGTCATGTAATTagtaaataataaacaaatgttTATACTTATAATTACATCACAAGTTTTATTATATAACTACCTTTTGGtggtttaagaaattttatatttctattcTCAATAGCCTCAAGAAAAATACGTGTATCTTGGACACTGCCTTCCCATCATACCCACACAAACATGAACTATATGTCAAAACTACAACAACCCATTATGTTTTAAGTCGGTACATCTTTCTTTTGataaatggaatttgattttcaattgatAT
This region of Populus alba chromosome 3, ASM523922v2, whole genome shotgun sequence genomic DNA includes:
- the LOC118037914 gene encoding uncharacterized protein, with product MLSAKSESDIASLAPSSPSRSPKRPVYYVQSPSRDSHDGDKLSSMQPSPVESPSHPSSGRHSRNSSASRFSGIFRSSSGKKSSSRKGNDDKEWNDKGWPECNVIMEEGNYDDEDTAFTRRSQALIALLSFVFLFTVFCLIIWGASRPYKAEIMVKSLVVNNFYVGEGSDSSGVPTKMLTLNGSLRMSVYNPATLFGIHVSSTPINLVYSEIPIATGQLKKYYQPRKSRRTVAMIVEGNKVPLYGAGSSLTVAQTGNIVIPLTLKFEILSRGNVVGKLVRTKHRRQISCPLVIDSSSPKPIKFKKTTCTYD